The Thermosinus carboxydivorans Nor1 region CGGTACAATAAATAAAGAGAGAGTGAGTGAAAGTTTTCACTTTATCCTTGCTGGGGGCGATAGTGTGGTCAAATTATCAATTTGTATTGGGAGTGCCTGCCATCTTCGCGGTGCCCACGGAGTGCTAAGCGCTTTTAACGCCCTAATTGATAAGTACCAAGTACAAAGCAATGTCGACCTGGAAGGTAGCTTTTGTCAGGGAAAGTGCACCGAAGGAGTAGTCATCAAGATTGATGACGAGGTTATTACTAATGTTACTAAGGATAAGGTGTACGATATTTTTATGGAAAAAATATTGGGGCGGTGACTTAGGTGACATATATGAAAGTGCTTACTACACTACAAGCCAACTGCAAGGATTGTCACCGCTGCGTCCGGGTTTGTCCCATAAAAGCCATTGGCATTAGAAGGGGCCAGGCCAGACTGGTAGATGATAAATGTATCTTGTGCGGCAAATGCGTGGTAGAGTGCCCGCAGCAAGCCAAGCAAGTTATTTCGCAAATTCCCGTAATTCAGGATGCTTTGGCGCAGGGACGGCTGGTTGTTATGAGTTTGGCGCCATCCTTTGTGGGGGCGTTTCCGGCTTTTTCGCCGGAACAATTTTTCGCTGCCGTTCGTAGTTTGGGCTTTACGGTCATTGAAGAAACGGCTGTAGGGGCAGAAGTTGTTTCGCAAATATACAGCTCACTGATAACCACCGCCGACAAACCGGTTATTTCCGCCTGTTGTCCCGTGGTGGTTAGACTTGTTGAAAGGTATTACCCTGAACTGGTTGGTAATCTGGCCCCCGTTGTTTCGCCGATGCAGGCCCATGGGCGCATCCTCAAAAAACGGTATGGGAATAACGCTTTTGTTGTTTTTGCTGGTCCTTGCATTGCCAAGTTTGCTGAGCTGGCAGAGGCTAACAGCGCGATTGATGCGGTTATTACTTTTCAACAGCTTAATACCTGGCTAAAGCAGCAAGCGAACCACAATACGCCCTGTCGTTTCCAGACTAACATGGCAAGCAGCGGCCGTTATTTTCCTATTGCCGGCGGCATTCTCAAAACCTGTGGGCATACTAGCGCCGTTGATGCCGAGATTGTTGCCGTGGATGGCATCGAAAACTGTATACAGGTCTTTGACGGGATAATTAAAGGGCAGTTTGCGCCTAAGTTCGTGGAAGCATTAGCCTGTACCGGCGGCTGCATCAATGGTCCAGCTATGGTATCGGGATTATGTTTGCCGGCTCGCCGCGCAAAAGTTATTTCTTTTGCCGTCCAGGGTGGGCAAAAGCCACTAACAACGCCACCGGATCTCGATTTTAAAAAAGTTCATCAGGCCAAACCAGTCCAGCTGGGGCAGCCATCAGAACAGGAAATCCGGGAAATATTGA contains the following coding sequences:
- a CDS encoding [Fe-Fe] hydrogenase large subunit C-terminal domain-containing protein — translated: MKVLTTLQANCKDCHRCVRVCPIKAIGIRRGQARLVDDKCILCGKCVVECPQQAKQVISQIPVIQDALAQGRLVVMSLAPSFVGAFPAFSPEQFFAAVRSLGFTVIEETAVGAEVVSQIYSSLITTADKPVISACCPVVVRLVERYYPELVGNLAPVVSPMQAHGRILKKRYGNNAFVVFAGPCIAKFAELAEANSAIDAVITFQQLNTWLKQQANHNTPCRFQTNMASSGRYFPIAGGILKTCGHTSAVDAEIVAVDGIENCIQVFDGIIKGQFAPKFVEALACTGGCINGPAMVSGLCLPARRAKVISFAVQGGQKPLTTPPDLDFKKVHQAKPVQLGQPSEQEIREILSQIGKLTPADEKNCGACGYNSCREKAIAVYQGMAEIDMCVPYMRSRAESFANMIVDNSLNAIIVVNDKLIIQEFNPAAEQMLQKRQDWVRGASLTEIMDCAEIIRAINSGVKVPRHRVELPLYGLITEQMIIPLPDEGLAILIISDITEQEKRAKELEQVKLETVEKATDIINKQMQVAQEIAGLLGETTAETKSALLELIWLLKGKGAK
- a CDS encoding (2Fe-2S) ferredoxin domain-containing protein, translated to MVKLSICIGSACHLRGAHGVLSAFNALIDKYQVQSNVDLEGSFCQGKCTEGVVIKIDDEVITNVTKDKVYDIFMEKILGR